The Natrinema salaciae genome includes a window with the following:
- a CDS encoding TIGR04024 family LLM class F420-dependent oxidoreductase → MNAELDLLVRLGDYDRPQGVAERAVQAEELGFDRITVGETTGWNIVPPLTLAADRTEELGISNDVISPYGRTPSMLAQTALTMQAAADGRFRFGIGPSSPAITERWHGQEFDRPLRRTREVIEIMRAVYEEGNPAYDGEIFDIPGLGYERGPSENPPPIDVGTLGPKATEMAGRFGDGWAPQLFTKDGLRDRLEDLERGAELGGKELSDLRVAPIVRGIASPDREAAREKARGTVAFLLGAYGPYYGNSVAEQGYPDVVEEIRAAWEERDTDAMAAALPEDVLDELAPAGTPDEVREWVTEYSEIEGVDAVRLGFVNGMTEDDKRTTMEAVVDAT, encoded by the coding sequence GTGAACGCCGAGCTAGACCTGCTGGTTCGTCTCGGCGACTACGATCGGCCGCAGGGGGTCGCCGAGCGCGCTGTGCAGGCGGAGGAGCTGGGCTTCGATCGGATTACGGTCGGCGAGACGACCGGTTGGAACATCGTCCCGCCGCTGACGCTGGCGGCCGATCGCACCGAGGAACTGGGCATCTCGAACGACGTCATCTCGCCGTACGGCCGGACGCCGTCGATGCTGGCGCAAACCGCACTCACGATGCAGGCCGCCGCAGACGGTCGGTTCCGGTTCGGGATCGGTCCGAGTTCGCCCGCGATCACCGAGCGCTGGCACGGCCAGGAGTTCGACCGGCCGCTCCGGCGTACCCGCGAGGTGATCGAGATCATGCGGGCGGTCTACGAGGAGGGCAACCCCGCCTACGACGGCGAAATATTCGACATCCCCGGCCTGGGATACGAGCGCGGACCCAGCGAGAACCCGCCGCCGATCGACGTCGGCACCCTCGGTCCCAAAGCGACCGAGATGGCCGGCCGCTTCGGCGACGGCTGGGCACCCCAGTTGTTCACGAAAGACGGGCTGCGGGATCGGCTCGAGGACCTGGAACGCGGTGCCGAACTCGGCGGGAAGGAGCTTTCGGACCTTCGAGTCGCCCCGATCGTGCGGGGAATCGCCTCGCCGGACCGCGAGGCGGCGCGCGAGAAGGCGCGCGGGACGGTCGCGTTCCTGCTCGGGGCGTACGGTCCGTACTACGGGAATTCGGTCGCCGAGCAGGGGTATCCCGACGTGGTCGAGGAGATCCGAGCCGCGTGGGAAGAGCGGGACACCGACGCGATGGCCGCCGCCCTTCCCGAGGACGTGCTGGACGAACTGGCCCCCGCGGGCACGCCCGACGAGGTCCGCGAGTGGGTCACTGAGTACAGCGAGATCGAGGGCGTCGACGCCGTTCGCCTGGGCTTCGTCAACGGAATGACCGAGGACGACAAGCGAACGACGATGGAAGCGGTCGTCGACGCGACGTAG
- a CDS encoding alkaline phosphatase D family protein: protein MSDRNSGRQRANRRDFIGSIGTASIAGGLAALLAERNVARPVAATATTDRDIFATDETADPDATFPQSVASGGPTESGVILWTRLAPDAVIDSEPLGVQVATDDGFETVVYEGTVPADRLSSAHDYTVKIDLDGQLEADRFYHYRFVYDGVATRTGRCRTLPAADASPDSLSFAVLTCQDYQNGYYGAYRHLATEAVDFLVHLGDFIYESADGSYTSPTTDIKDGRDFDLPSGADLAESLADFRTLYRIYRGNEHLQRALERHTVIHGWDDHEIGNNRYWDDDAGAPVLPDKDGGEQPETAMEITADGIQAWIEYVPARVEFDPTEPALQDQLRLWRDLQFGDLVDMTVTDERLFRDGPPCEDGRRLTCTSEEAADRTMLGGEQKQYFKDWVADSDAVWTVWANEVLTMPLTVGDGWNQVELFHDSWDGFQHERWELMQHIADVDPRNVVVLTGDLHAALAGYVKGGYGEIEPFETYDRIGVELMTPAISSVNAADVVDFPGDWDDDALAALATAANDHLEYVDWHHHGYAVVEFTRDHCTYTVYGVDKDADPRDADRTTLARYRTPDGEPELEEL from the coding sequence ATGTCCGATCGTAACAGCGGACGGCAACGGGCGAACCGACGTGATTTCATCGGGAGCATTGGCACGGCTTCGATTGCTGGCGGACTGGCGGCGCTTCTCGCGGAGCGGAACGTCGCCCGACCGGTGGCGGCGACGGCGACGACCGATCGAGACATCTTCGCGACCGACGAGACGGCCGATCCGGACGCGACCTTCCCGCAGTCGGTCGCCAGCGGTGGCCCGACCGAGAGCGGCGTCATCCTCTGGACGCGACTCGCCCCGGACGCGGTTATCGACAGCGAACCGCTCGGCGTACAGGTCGCGACCGACGACGGCTTCGAGACCGTCGTCTACGAGGGGACGGTTCCTGCCGACCGACTCTCGAGCGCGCACGACTACACCGTGAAAATCGATCTCGATGGACAACTCGAGGCGGACCGGTTCTACCACTACCGGTTCGTCTACGACGGCGTCGCGACCCGGACCGGCCGCTGCCGAACGCTCCCGGCTGCCGACGCCAGTCCCGACTCGCTGTCGTTCGCAGTGCTGACCTGTCAGGACTATCAGAACGGCTACTACGGGGCGTACCGTCACCTCGCGACCGAAGCCGTCGACTTCCTGGTTCACCTCGGGGACTTCATCTACGAGTCTGCCGACGGGTCCTACACCTCGCCGACGACGGACATCAAGGACGGCCGGGACTTCGACCTCCCCAGCGGTGCCGACCTGGCCGAATCGCTGGCCGACTTCCGGACGCTCTACCGGATCTACAGGGGCAACGAGCACCTCCAGCGGGCCCTCGAACGGCACACGGTGATCCACGGCTGGGACGACCACGAGATCGGCAACAACCGTTACTGGGACGACGATGCCGGTGCGCCGGTGCTCCCCGATAAGGACGGCGGTGAGCAACCGGAGACGGCGATGGAGATCACCGCCGACGGGATTCAGGCGTGGATCGAGTACGTGCCGGCCCGCGTCGAGTTCGATCCGACGGAACCGGCGCTACAGGACCAGCTCCGCCTGTGGCGGGACCTCCAGTTCGGCGACCTCGTGGACATGACCGTCACCGACGAGCGTCTCTTCCGCGACGGCCCGCCCTGTGAGGACGGCCGCCGACTCACTTGCACGAGCGAGGAGGCGGCGGACCGGACGATGCTCGGGGGCGAGCAGAAGCAGTACTTCAAAGACTGGGTCGCCGACTCCGACGCCGTCTGGACGGTCTGGGCCAACGAGGTGCTGACGATGCCCCTGACCGTCGGCGACGGCTGGAATCAGGTCGAACTGTTCCACGACTCGTGGGACGGCTTCCAGCACGAGCGCTGGGAACTCATGCAACACATCGCGGACGTCGACCCGCGGAACGTCGTCGTGCTGACGGGGGACCTCCACGCGGCGCTGGCGGGGTACGTCAAGGGCGGCTACGGCGAGATCGAGCCGTTCGAGACGTACGATCGGATCGGCGTCGAACTGATGACGCCCGCCATCTCGAGCGTCAACGCGGCCGACGTCGTCGACTTCCCCGGAGACTGGGACGACGACGCGCTCGCCGCGCTCGCCACGGCGGCGAACGACCACCTCGAGTACGTCGACTGGCATCACCACGGTTACGCCGTCGTCGAGTTCACGCGCGATCACTGCACGTACACCGTCTACGGCGTCGACAAAGACGCAGACCCGCGGGACGCCGACCGGACGACGCTCGCGCGGTATCGCACGCCCGACGGCGAGCCCGAACTCGAGGAACTGTAA
- a CDS encoding FAD-binding oxidoreductase, with the protein MTHDCSFLEDLDLADDQVSVADGRRESHATDYGTERLDDDGVLPDAVVWPERTADVSAVLAAATDRGVPVTPYAAGTGLEGNAVPAHGGISLDLTRMDDVVDYRPDDFQIDVGPGIIGSDVDDHVAGDGLFFPPLPSSGDISTIGGMIATDASGMQTVRYGEIADWVLALEAVLADGTVVRTGSRAIKTSSGYNLTDLIVGSEGTLAVVTEATLELAGRPEQIRGGRAIFETLADATEAVFDAVRTDVGVARIELVDGLSATMANDYLGSDLPDAPMVFLEFHANHGVEAEIDLCRTIFEDHGVARFEMSDDDAEMASLWRARRELAYAVSAYDPDLEPLHPGDVTVPISAYPEVVREAKRLGDEHDLLVPCFGHAGDGNLHYSVLADPDDPDQLERAEGLYREIVELALELGGTVTGEHGIGQGKRTFLEPEHGAGAVETMRTIKRALDPTDTLNPGKIFPETADGERVRDADR; encoded by the coding sequence ATGACACACGATTGTTCGTTCCTCGAGGACCTCGACCTCGCGGACGATCAGGTTTCCGTCGCGGACGGGCGACGGGAATCGCACGCAACGGATTACGGGACCGAGCGGCTCGACGACGACGGCGTGCTCCCGGACGCCGTCGTCTGGCCCGAGCGAACGGCCGACGTTTCGGCGGTACTCGCCGCCGCGACCGACCGCGGCGTCCCCGTGACGCCCTACGCCGCGGGGACGGGCCTCGAGGGCAACGCCGTCCCGGCCCACGGCGGGATCAGCCTCGATCTCACGCGGATGGACGACGTCGTCGACTACCGACCGGACGACTTCCAGATCGACGTCGGGCCGGGGATCATCGGCTCGGACGTCGACGATCACGTCGCCGGCGACGGCCTGTTCTTCCCGCCGCTGCCCTCCTCGGGCGACATTTCGACGATCGGCGGCATGATCGCGACCGACGCCAGCGGGATGCAGACGGTCCGGTACGGCGAGATCGCCGACTGGGTGCTCGCCCTCGAGGCGGTGCTCGCCGACGGCACCGTCGTCCGAACCGGCTCGCGGGCGATCAAGACTTCGAGCGGCTACAACCTGACCGATCTCATCGTCGGTAGCGAGGGAACGCTCGCCGTCGTCACCGAGGCCACGCTCGAACTCGCCGGCCGTCCGGAACAGATCCGCGGGGGGCGGGCGATCTTCGAGACGCTCGCGGACGCGACCGAAGCCGTCTTCGACGCGGTCCGGACGGACGTCGGCGTCGCCCGGATCGAACTCGTCGACGGACTGAGCGCGACGATGGCCAACGACTACCTCGGCAGCGACCTGCCCGACGCGCCGATGGTCTTCCTCGAGTTCCACGCCAACCACGGCGTCGAGGCGGAGATCGACCTCTGTCGGACGATCTTCGAGGACCACGGCGTCGCCCGCTTCGAGATGAGCGACGACGACGCGGAGATGGCGTCGCTCTGGCGGGCCCGCCGGGAACTGGCCTACGCCGTCTCGGCGTACGATCCGGACCTCGAGCCGCTCCACCCGGGTGACGTGACGGTGCCGATCAGCGCCTATCCCGAGGTCGTCCGCGAGGCGAAACGCCTCGGCGACGAGCACGATCTCCTCGTTCCCTGCTTCGGGCACGCGGGCGACGGCAACCTCCACTACAGCGTGCTCGCCGATCCCGACGACCCCGACCAGCTCGAGCGCGCCGAGGGCCTCTACCGGGAGATCGTCGAACTCGCGCTCGAGCTGGGCGGTACCGTGACGGGGGAGCACGGCATCGGCCAGGGCAAACGGACGTTCCTCGAGCCGGAACACGGTGCGGGCGCGGTCGAGACCATGCGAACGATCAAGCGGGCGCTCGATCCGACCGACACCCTCAACCCGGGGAAGATCTTCCCCGAGACGGCCGACGGCGAGCGCGTCCGCGACGCGGACCGCTGA
- a CDS encoding DUF7344 domain-containing protein — translation MIPLLSSPESLTAFGETRADAVDTAMDLLADRRRRAVLDYLEETDGTATLTELAVEIAAREARVEPNAISDHGDVSARDRRAVRISLHHSHVPKLANADVIDYETETETVTLTDRGRSLLSRRDAVQGPPR, via the coding sequence ATGATTCCACTCCTGAGTTCACCCGAGAGTCTCACCGCATTCGGCGAGACGCGTGCCGACGCCGTGGATACCGCGATGGATCTGCTTGCGGATCGGCGACGGCGCGCGGTGCTGGACTATCTCGAGGAGACCGACGGCACCGCCACCCTCACGGAGCTCGCAGTGGAGATCGCGGCCCGGGAGGCGCGCGTGGAGCCGAACGCGATTTCGGATCACGGCGACGTCTCCGCACGGGATCGCCGGGCCGTCCGCATCTCGTTGCACCACTCCCACGTCCCGAAGTTGGCGAACGCGGACGTGATCGACTACGAAACCGAAACGGAGACGGTGACCCTTACCGATCGCGGACGGTCGCTGCTCTCCCGGCGAGACGCCGTGCAGGGACCCCCGCGGTAG